A single region of the Chthoniobacterales bacterium genome encodes:
- a CDS encoding fibronectin type III domain-containing protein, whose product MINKISIGFLGSDSNAELVVKVDTITSALTGNPNYPATDSGIAEVIALNTEFKDAIVAAADGGTALTAARNAKRSELCMRVRTLAAYVQANGKNDQAILISSGFPMQKSTRTPSTILPAPVLQSIGAGPNTGTVVMKLVALGAQVYNWRCFLASDPQTNLSVMQSTSATTLFTGLTPGQSYCFQGNATNAAGTSDWSAPVPLIVT is encoded by the coding sequence ATGATAAATAAAATATCGATCGGGTTCCTGGGATCCGATTCCAATGCAGAGTTAGTCGTTAAAGTGGACACGATCACGTCCGCTCTCACGGGAAATCCGAATTATCCGGCCACGGATTCCGGCATCGCTGAAGTGATCGCGCTGAACACGGAATTCAAGGACGCTATCGTGGCGGCGGCCGATGGCGGCACGGCGTTGACGGCGGCTCGCAATGCGAAGCGCAGTGAGCTGTGCATGCGTGTGCGCACCCTGGCGGCGTATGTGCAGGCCAATGGAAAGAATGACCAGGCGATCCTCATCAGCAGCGGGTTTCCCATGCAGAAGAGCACGCGCACGCCTTCGACGATCCTGCCCGCTCCGGTGTTGCAAAGCATCGGCGCAGGTCCGAATACCGGCACGGTAGTGATGAAGCTGGTGGCGCTCGGTGCCCAGGTCTATAACTGGCGCTGCTTTCTGGCTTCCGATCCTCAGACGAACTTGAGTGTGATGCAAAGCACGTCGGCGACGACGTTGTTTACGGGTTTGACGCCGGGGCAATCGTATTGTTTCCAAGGCAATGCGACCAATGCGGCCGGCACGAGTGACTGGAGTGCGCCGGTGCCTTTGATCGTGACGTAA
- a CDS encoding amino acid ABC transporter ATP-binding protein, whose product MRLSLRALGKNFGEQPVLTGIDLRFDDIHSLAFIGPSGGGKSTLLRILAGLEIPSTGTVEINRVTLSHDEAELHRYRKSVGTVFQAYNLFPHLTALANITLPLEKVHGLSTADANATAMDFLTRFQLEKHAHKRPAELSGGQRQRVAIARAISIKPKLLFFDEPTSALDPEMTAEVLEMIEALRDEGRDFILVTHEMGFARKVADQVVFLAEGRIVESNAGESLFSHPQTPQLQQFLGRILKY is encoded by the coding sequence ATGAGACTTAGCCTCCGCGCTCTGGGCAAAAACTTCGGCGAACAACCCGTGCTCACGGGCATCGACTTGCGTTTCGACGACATCCATTCGCTCGCCTTCATCGGACCCTCCGGCGGCGGCAAATCCACCTTGCTCCGCATCCTTGCCGGACTCGAAATTCCCAGCACCGGCACAGTGGAAATCAATAGGGTCACGCTCAGTCACGACGAAGCGGAGTTGCATCGTTATCGCAAATCCGTCGGCACCGTTTTCCAGGCTTACAACCTCTTTCCGCATCTCACCGCGCTGGCCAACATCACCCTGCCGCTGGAGAAAGTTCACGGCCTTTCCACCGCCGATGCGAATGCCACCGCGATGGATTTTCTAACCCGGTTCCAGTTGGAGAAACATGCGCACAAACGCCCGGCAGAACTCTCCGGCGGACAACGCCAGCGCGTGGCGATCGCGCGGGCCATCTCGATCAAACCCAAATTGCTTTTCTTCGACGAACCCACCTCCGCTCTCGACCCCGAGATGACCGCCGAAGTCCTGGAAATGATCGAGGCCCTGCGCGACGAGGGCCGCGATTTCATCCTCGTCACCCACGAGATGGGCTTCGCTAGGAAAGTAGCAGATCAAGTCGTCTTCCTGGCCGAGGGCCGCATCGTCGAAAGCAACGCCGGCGAATCCCTCTTCTCCCACCCGCAAACCCCACAGCTCCAGCAATTCCTCGGTAGAATCCTGAAGTACTAG
- a CDS encoding amino acid ABC transporter permease, whose protein sequence is MSWLGTKTSWLGTKTSWFWAKDARPVSGGVMALNFAAALLVLTLLFYYAFQQSLVAWQGEVLVKYQAIFWRGWWLTIRVSAVSLVCSTILGFLWALAGRSHFLPLRAMAKICVELIRGTPLLAQIYIFFYVVANAFQLNNRFIVGILTLSIFSGAYIAEVFRAGIESIGKSQLESAKAIGLDRWQTYRYIIIPQAIRVTLPPLAGQFASIIKDSSLLSTVAIIEFTKSAADVASLTYSNLECYLMLAPGYLLLTLPISLWTQWLEKKHRYET, encoded by the coding sequence ATGAGTTGGTTGGGAACGAAAACCAGTTGGTTGGGAACGAAAACCAGTTGGTTTTGGGCTAAAGACGCACGCCCCGTTTCCGGCGGTGTGATGGCTTTGAACTTCGCCGCCGCGCTGCTGGTTCTCACCCTGCTTTTCTACTACGCCTTCCAGCAAAGCCTCGTCGCCTGGCAGGGCGAAGTGCTGGTAAAATATCAGGCCATCTTCTGGCGCGGCTGGTGGCTTACCATTCGAGTTTCAGCCGTATCACTCGTTTGCAGCACGATCTTGGGATTCCTCTGGGCGCTGGCGGGCCGGTCGCATTTTCTCCCGTTGAGAGCCATGGCCAAAATCTGCGTCGAACTCATCCGCGGCACTCCGTTGCTGGCGCAGATTTACATCTTTTTCTACGTCGTCGCGAACGCCTTTCAACTTAATAACCGCTTCATCGTCGGCATCCTCACGCTCTCCATTTTCAGCGGAGCCTACATCGCCGAAGTCTTCCGCGCCGGCATCGAAAGCATCGGTAAATCCCAACTCGAATCCGCGAAAGCCATCGGACTCGACCGCTGGCAGACGTATCGTTACATCATCATTCCGCAGGCGATTCGCGTGACTCTGCCGCCACTCGCCGGACAGTTTGCGTCGATCATTAAAGACTCCTCGCTCCTCTCGACCGTCGCCATCATCGAGTTCACCAAAAGCGCCGCCGACGTCGCCTCGCTCACTTACAGCAACCTCGAATGCTACCTGATGCTGGCACCCGGTTACTTGCTGCTCACCCTCCCCATTTCCCTCTGGACGCAATGGCTCGAAAAGAAACATCGCTATGAGACTTAG
- a CDS encoding putative manganese-dependent inorganic diphosphatase: MQTIVIGHKNPDMDSICSALSYADLKLRLGVEDVIAGRAGNTNARIDYVLAKFGFEPPVFFSDVSPKVADVMVRNVVSVSENASVYQAVNSIEKKHLRGLPVLDNDGRCMGLLSGFQISHYLFPPREESASSRIVQGSLRDMIDSFDGQVSVGSVDDTEAEYLLMVAAMSANSFLERLVTYRGQHIVLIVGDRHEVQKMAIAEGVAAIVITGDFSVPQEVLDAAAAKGVVLINSHYDTATTLLLARGGIRVTRMLDRVFQSFTPETTLTRARELATPSNAFVFPVVDHEEKLVGILSKSDFLKPVLRQLILVDHNEMSQAVHGAEQVPIVEVIDHHRLGSFQTDAPILFWNSPVGSTCTLVAQSFRTNNITIPPNIGGLLMAGIISDTLNLTSPTATAVDRQILTELATIVGIQPADLADQIFSVGSPLRSLTSDKVIHADCKEYVEAGQRFSVAQIEELNLNLLREKQAGLINALELDCKNKALLFAALLVTDINTQQSVLLVCGHPAYLATIDFPHVGDHAWRLDGIVSRKKQLLPYLLQCLHRMANVES; encoded by the coding sequence ATGCAAACCATCGTTATCGGCCACAAAAACCCCGACATGGACTCGATCTGCTCGGCCCTGAGTTATGCCGATTTGAAGCTGCGGCTTGGAGTCGAGGATGTCATTGCCGGCCGCGCGGGCAACACCAACGCGCGCATCGACTACGTGCTGGCAAAGTTTGGTTTCGAGCCGCCGGTGTTTTTCTCCGACGTGTCGCCGAAGGTGGCCGATGTGATGGTGCGAAATGTGGTCTCGGTGTCCGAAAACGCCTCGGTGTATCAGGCGGTCAACTCCATTGAAAAGAAGCACCTGCGCGGTCTGCCGGTGCTGGATAATGACGGGCGCTGCATGGGCTTGCTCTCGGGTTTTCAGATCAGTCATTACCTGTTTCCACCACGGGAAGAGTCGGCTTCCAGTCGTATTGTCCAAGGTTCCCTGCGCGACATGATCGACTCGTTCGACGGCCAGGTTTCTGTCGGTTCCGTCGATGACACAGAGGCCGAATATCTCCTGATGGTTGCGGCGATGAGCGCGAATTCCTTTCTGGAGCGCCTCGTTACCTATCGTGGTCAACACATTGTCCTCATCGTCGGCGACCGGCACGAAGTGCAAAAAATGGCCATCGCGGAAGGCGTCGCCGCCATCGTCATCACGGGCGATTTCTCCGTGCCGCAGGAAGTCCTCGATGCCGCCGCTGCGAAAGGCGTCGTGCTCATCAACTCCCATTACGACACCGCCACCACGCTGCTTCTGGCGCGCGGAGGCATCCGGGTCACTCGAATGCTCGACCGCGTCTTTCAAAGTTTCACGCCAGAGACGACCCTCACTCGTGCCCGCGAGCTGGCGACTCCGAGCAACGCCTTCGTGTTCCCGGTGGTGGATCACGAGGAAAAACTGGTCGGCATTCTTTCCAAGAGCGACTTCCTGAAACCCGTCCTGCGCCAGCTCATTCTCGTCGATCACAACGAAATGTCGCAGGCCGTCCACGGCGCGGAGCAGGTGCCCATCGTGGAAGTTATCGACCACCATCGCCTTGGCAGTTTTCAAACCGATGCGCCGATCCTTTTCTGGAACAGCCCCGTGGGCTCCACTTGCACCCTGGTCGCGCAAAGTTTTCGCACAAACAACATCACTATTCCGCCTAACATCGGCGGCTTGTTGATGGCGGGCATTATTTCCGACACGCTCAATCTCACCTCGCCGACCGCGACCGCGGTGGATCGCCAGATTTTAACGGAACTCGCCACCATCGTCGGCATTCAGCCTGCGGATCTGGCGGACCAGATTTTCTCTGTCGGCTCGCCGTTGCGCTCGCTCACTTCGGACAAAGTGATCCACGCCGATTGCAAGGAATACGTCGAGGCCGGACAGCGTTTCAGCGTTGCGCAGATCGAGGAACTCAACCTCAATCTGCTCCGGGAAAAACAAGCCGGTCTCATCAATGCACTGGAACTCGACTGCAAAAACAAGGCGCTGCTTTTCGCCGCCTTGTTAGTCACCGACATCAATACCCAGCAATCCGTCCTTCTCGTTTGCGGACACCCCGCTTATTTGGCCACGATTGATTTCCCGCACGTCGGCGATCACGCCTGGCGATTGGACGGCATTGTTTCCCGCAAAAAACAACTTCTGCCCTACCTCCTGCAATGCCTGCATCGCATGGCAAATGTGGAGTCATGA
- a CDS encoding DUF6600 domain-containing protein — MKKILITLLVTLFVFSAHRAQAEVTLDFFYDSLADDGDWFEADDYGYCWQPRDVGPDWSPYTDGYWTYTDAGWTWVSYESFGWATYHYGRWANLRDRGWVWVPGYEWGPAWVSWRSSDEYVGWAPLPARAVVSVGFSIGSDVDEDYDIGPEYYHFASCRRFGSPSLRQVIVNRSENVTIINQTTNITNITYRDNIVYNGGPDFDRINRRSERPIERLRLERITRLDNSRDNRFAHRGNGRLTVVAPAVVPVERQLRPRNIKASLGRVQTEHGWSGVRDPKQAERIRAKIREENKGRTRGPVNRDRSVVQALRTEARRKQVADLPDRQPPMRPNKRPDVARDDRQPVVDPKPEKTDANGHSQAFRENQKNKGNAQTRENHNPRPDPGAAPDRNADEARQREAAARRRQAAEQTPSGRGNQSNDQELAQREREKATRQQAERTRSNQADAQARAEREQQLKRREAANASRQNEDAARQQAARRASQDEAAQATRARAQREEAAQQRQQQIRQQQAQEVRRQSAPERQARPEVRREAPQQREARPQPRPQVQQSRERAPQPSSDAARDERNKKKKKDDDNR; from the coding sequence ATGAAAAAAATCCTCATCACCCTCCTTGTCACTTTGTTTGTCTTCAGCGCGCATCGGGCGCAGGCGGAAGTCACGCTTGATTTCTTCTATGACTCGCTGGCCGACGACGGCGATTGGTTTGAAGCCGACGACTACGGCTACTGCTGGCAACCGCGCGATGTCGGGCCGGATTGGAGCCCTTACACCGATGGTTACTGGACTTACACCGACGCGGGCTGGACGTGGGTTTCCTACGAATCTTTCGGCTGGGCGACGTATCATTATGGACGCTGGGCGAATCTCCGCGACCGCGGCTGGGTCTGGGTGCCCGGCTACGAATGGGGCCCAGCCTGGGTGAGCTGGCGTTCGAGCGATGAATATGTGGGCTGGGCTCCCCTGCCCGCTCGTGCGGTGGTGAGCGTCGGCTTTTCCATCGGCAGCGATGTGGACGAGGATTACGACATCGGGCCGGAGTATTATCATTTTGCCTCGTGCCGCCGTTTCGGGTCGCCTTCGCTCCGGCAGGTGATCGTGAATCGTTCGGAAAACGTGACGATCATCAATCAGACGACGAACATCACGAACATCACCTATCGCGACAACATCGTGTATAACGGTGGCCCCGATTTCGACCGCATCAACCGCCGCAGCGAACGGCCCATCGAGCGGCTGCGCCTGGAGCGGATCACCCGGCTGGATAATTCCCGCGACAACCGTTTTGCCCATCGCGGAAATGGCCGCCTAACGGTGGTTGCGCCAGCGGTCGTTCCCGTCGAACGGCAGCTCCGGCCTCGGAACATCAAGGCCAGTCTCGGACGCGTCCAGACCGAGCACGGGTGGTCGGGAGTGCGCGATCCCAAGCAGGCCGAGCGCATCCGGGCGAAGATTCGCGAGGAAAACAAGGGCCGCACCCGCGGTCCGGTGAATCGCGACAGGTCGGTCGTCCAGGCGTTGCGGACGGAAGCCCGCCGCAAACAAGTGGCGGATTTGCCCGATCGGCAGCCGCCGATGCGTCCGAATAAACGCCCCGACGTGGCGCGTGATGATCGTCAGCCCGTGGTCGATCCGAAGCCGGAGAAAACAGACGCGAACGGACATTCCCAGGCGTTCCGGGAAAATCAGAAAAACAAAGGCAACGCCCAGACTCGCGAGAATCACAATCCACGGCCAGACCCCGGTGCCGCTCCCGACCGCAATGCCGATGAGGCGCGCCAGCGTGAAGCCGCCGCCCGCCGCAGACAGGCCGCTGAGCAGACACCTTCGGGTCGTGGCAATCAGTCCAATGATCAGGAACTAGCCCAACGCGAACGCGAGAAGGCCACGCGCCAGCAAGCTGAACGGACTCGTTCCAATCAGGCCGATGCCCAAGCCCGCGCTGAGCGTGAGCAGCAATTGAAACGTCGCGAGGCCGCCAACGCCTCCCGACAGAATGAAGACGCGGCACGTCAGCAAGCAGCCCGGCGCGCCAGTCAGGACGAGGCCGCGCAAGCTACGAGAGCCCGTGCTCAACGAGAGGAAGCAGCGCAGCAGCGTCAGCAACAAATCCGTCAGCAACAGGCCCAGGAAGTTCGGCGCCAAAGCGCACCGGAGCGTCAAGCTCGTCCTGAAGTCCGGCGCGAAGCCCCGCAACAACGTGAGGCTCGTCCACAGCCCCGTCCGCAAGTGCAACAAAGCCGCGAACGCGCCCCGCAGCCTTCCAGCGACGCCGCGCGCGATGAGCGAAACAAGAAGAAGAAAAAAGACGACGACAATCGCTAA
- a CDS encoding FeoB-associated Cys-rich membrane protein, whose protein sequence is MQTFLALLVVALTVVIFTIRWWQNRNKKGCGGGCGCSAKTVLKR, encoded by the coding sequence ATGCAAACTTTTCTCGCTCTGCTGGTGGTCGCGCTCACGGTCGTCATTTTCACGATCCGCTGGTGGCAGAACCGCAACAAAAAAGGTTGCGGCGGTGGGTGTGGTTGTAGCGCCAAGACAGTTCTGAAGCGTTAG
- the hemC gene encoding hydroxymethylbilane synthase, giving the protein MRPFIIGTRNSALALAQTRLFEAAVKAAFPEVAVEVREITTIGDQRLDLSLTDAAGKLDKGLFTKELEEALLDGRIDAAVHSLKDLPTMLPNGLELACVLPRANADDWLISKVPGGFAGLPKGAKVASSSARRQLQLKSRRADLEIVEIRGNVATRLRKLGENPDWSATVLAAAGLERLGLVSEGKITSESHCFHVSNLTPEVTLPAVGQGAIGIEVRSGASEHEVILQTLNHLPTWESVTMERALLRALGGGCQMPLGVRSYQVDNEWMLEAVLHRDGKESLASGRDIEDLVAQLLT; this is encoded by the coding sequence ATGAGGCCATTCATCATCGGCACCCGCAATAGCGCCCTCGCTCTCGCTCAAACCCGACTCTTCGAGGCGGCGGTGAAAGCGGCATTTCCTGAAGTCGCGGTCGAGGTTCGCGAGATCACGACGATCGGCGATCAGCGGTTGGATTTGAGTCTGACTGACGCCGCGGGCAAACTCGACAAGGGGCTTTTCACCAAGGAACTCGAGGAGGCGCTGCTCGATGGCCGAATTGACGCGGCGGTGCACAGCCTGAAGGATTTGCCGACGATGCTGCCCAATGGATTGGAACTCGCCTGTGTTTTGCCCCGAGCCAATGCGGACGACTGGCTGATTTCCAAAGTACCGGGCGGTTTTGCGGGCTTGCCGAAGGGAGCCAAAGTCGCGTCGAGCAGCGCGCGTCGTCAGTTGCAACTCAAGTCGCGCCGGGCGGACTTGGAAATCGTCGAGATTCGCGGAAACGTGGCGACACGACTGCGCAAGCTTGGGGAAAATCCCGATTGGAGCGCCACTGTTCTCGCCGCCGCCGGGCTGGAACGCCTGGGGTTGGTCAGCGAGGGAAAAATCACATCGGAGTCGCATTGTTTTCACGTGAGTAACCTCACTCCGGAAGTCACGCTGCCGGCGGTCGGGCAGGGGGCGATAGGAATCGAAGTCCGCTCTGGGGCTTCGGAGCACGAGGTTATTTTGCAAACGCTGAACCACCTGCCGACGTGGGAATCGGTGACGATGGAGCGGGCATTGCTGAGGGCGCTGGGCGGCGGTTGCCAAATGCCGCTGGGAGTGCGTTCTTATCAGGTGGACAATGAATGGATGCTCGAAGCCGTGTTGCATCGCGATGGCAAAGAATCCCTCGCCAGCGGACGCGACATTGAGGATCTCGTGGCCCAACTTTTAACCTGA
- the hemA gene encoding glutamyl-tRNA reductase: MNLTCIGVSHQTASVEARERFAIDPLQTSAALQQALGLPTVCEAVALSTCNRVEWYVVSESGKFDALSVLKVRSPVEANDLEHIYQHDFEDTVRHLFRVASGLESMIVGETEILGQVKKAYATAVDAQATSIWLNKLFQKAFSVAKQVRSQTAITRGSVSVGSVAVDLAEKIFGNLGGCQVMVLGAGDTSERTAKALASKGVKSVIVSNRSHDRAVALAGEIGGRALHFDEWEKEFATLDILISSTAAPHFVVTRMQLDALMRTRPERPLFLIDIAVPRDIEPSVNDIDGVYLYDIDSLEAIARESLEIRRQEMVACQRIIEHHVAEFVAWARQRGMFLPASDAPSAPVETVKTA; encoded by the coding sequence ATGAATCTGACTTGCATCGGAGTGAGCCATCAGACGGCCAGTGTCGAGGCACGGGAACGCTTCGCCATCGATCCCCTGCAAACGTCCGCCGCGCTCCAGCAGGCGCTCGGGCTGCCGACGGTGTGCGAGGCCGTGGCGCTCTCCACTTGCAATCGCGTCGAGTGGTATGTGGTGTCGGAGAGTGGGAAATTTGACGCGCTCAGTGTGCTCAAAGTCCGCTCACCGGTCGAAGCCAACGACCTCGAACACATTTACCAGCATGACTTCGAGGACACCGTGCGGCATTTGTTTCGCGTGGCCAGCGGGCTCGAATCCATGATCGTCGGCGAGACGGAAATCCTCGGCCAAGTGAAGAAAGCCTACGCCACCGCCGTGGACGCGCAGGCGACTTCCATCTGGCTGAACAAGCTTTTCCAAAAGGCGTTTTCCGTGGCGAAACAAGTGCGGAGTCAGACCGCGATCACGCGGGGCAGCGTCTCAGTCGGATCGGTGGCCGTCGATCTGGCGGAGAAGATTTTTGGGAATCTCGGCGGCTGCCAGGTGATGGTTCTCGGCGCGGGCGACACCAGCGAACGCACCGCCAAGGCGCTCGCCAGCAAAGGCGTAAAAAGCGTGATCGTCTCCAACCGCAGCCACGACCGCGCCGTCGCTCTGGCGGGGGAAATCGGCGGCCGCGCCCTGCATTTCGACGAATGGGAAAAGGAATTTGCCACGCTCGACATTCTCATCAGCTCGACGGCCGCGCCGCATTTTGTCGTCACTCGGATGCAACTAGACGCCCTCATGCGCACTCGCCCGGAACGTCCGCTTTTTCTCATCGACATCGCCGTGCCACGCGACATCGAGCCATCGGTCAACGACATCGACGGCGTCTATCTTTACGACATCGACTCGCTCGAAGCCATCGCTCGCGAGTCACTGGAAATCCGCCGTCAGGAAATGGTCGCGTGCCAGCGGATCATCGAGCATCACGTCGCGGAATTCGTCGCCTGGGCGCGGCAGCGGGGAATGTTTCTGCCCGCGTCCGATGCTCCATCGGCACCCGTGGAAACGGTGAAAACAGCATGA
- the ccsA gene encoding cytochrome c biogenesis protein CcsA codes for MDRLWLLLSTLCFLVSFGYTVIAVRGGRFLPTRFNFVAVAAGFLLQTTFLYLRGQAIGRCPLTNLFEVFIFVSWSMTLIYMIVGPAYRLSLMGAFTSPVVFLIQTIALLLPIDQPAALRGKVNPWVEFHASFSIIACGAFLLAGVAGVMYLVQERQLKRHTLGSLFYRLPPVSQLAIANRRLVFLGFILLTLGIGAGFFIHPLPNPLKLGLAVFIWVMYSAILWGRGWKALAPHRLATASVVAFGIVLATLWSVTLLSGGTPK; via the coding sequence ATGGATCGTCTCTGGCTTTTACTCTCCACCCTGTGCTTTCTGGTGAGCTTCGGCTACACGGTGATCGCTGTGCGCGGCGGACGGTTTCTGCCAACCCGCTTTAACTTCGTCGCGGTCGCCGCCGGGTTTCTCCTGCAAACGACGTTTCTCTATCTGCGCGGCCAGGCCATCGGACGCTGCCCGCTCACGAATCTCTTCGAGGTCTTTATCTTCGTAAGCTGGTCGATGACGCTCATCTACATGATCGTCGGCCCGGCCTACCGGCTGTCGCTGATGGGGGCGTTCACGTCGCCGGTGGTGTTTCTCATTCAAACCATCGCGCTCCTGCTGCCCATCGATCAACCGGCGGCGCTTCGGGGAAAAGTGAACCCCTGGGTCGAGTTTCACGCGTCGTTTTCGATCATTGCCTGTGGCGCGTTCCTCCTCGCGGGCGTTGCCGGGGTGATGTATCTCGTGCAGGAACGGCAGTTGAAACGCCATACGCTCGGGTCGTTGTTCTATCGCCTGCCGCCGGTCAGCCAGTTGGCGATTGCGAATCGACGGCTGGTCTTTCTGGGCTTCATCCTGCTCACACTCGGCATCGGCGCGGGATTTTTCATTCATCCGCTGCCCAATCCACTGAAACTCGGCCTGGCCGTTTTCATCTGGGTGATGTATTCCGCGATCCTCTGGGGCCGCGGCTGGAAAGCACTCGCGCCGCATCGGCTGGCGACAGCGTCGGTGGTGGCGTTTGGCATCGTGCTGGCAACGCTTTGGAGCGTGACCCTGCTTTCGGGAGGCACTCCGAAATGA
- a CDS encoding adenine phosphoribosyltransferase, with product MDDISFLYSLIRNIPDFPQPGIQFKDITPILADPKGFRTSIDLFVAKCRESNVQKIVGIDARGFLFGAAAAYALGVGFIPVRKAGKLPFTRLSHSYTLEYGSNVIEMHDDAILPGERVALIDDLLATGGTAGAACKLVAQLGGIVVEAIFLIELTALNGHEQLPGVPVTTFLKY from the coding sequence ATGGACGACATCTCCTTCCTCTACAGCCTCATCCGCAACATCCCCGATTTTCCGCAGCCGGGCATCCAGTTTAAGGACATCACCCCAATCCTCGCCGACCCAAAAGGCTTCCGCACCTCCATCGACCTCTTCGTGGCGAAATGCCGCGAGTCGAACGTGCAAAAGATCGTCGGCATCGACGCGCGCGGCTTCCTCTTTGGCGCAGCCGCCGCCTACGCGCTCGGAGTCGGCTTCATCCCCGTGCGCAAAGCGGGCAAACTCCCCTTCACCCGCCTCAGCCATTCCTACACATTGGAGTACGGGAGCAACGTCATCGAGATGCACGACGACGCCATTCTGCCCGGCGAACGCGTCGCCCTCATCGACGACCTCCTCGCCACCGGCGGCACCGCGGGTGCGGCCTGCAAACTCGTCGCCCAACTCGGCGGCATCGTCGTCGAAGCCATCTTCCTCATCGAACTCACCGCCCTCAACGGCCACGAACAACTCCCCGGCGTCCCCGTGACGACGTTTTTGAAATACTAA